The following coding sequences are from one Candidatus Nitronereus thalassa window:
- a CDS encoding YaiI/YqxD family protein produces MAIWVDADACPKVIKEILFRAAERTSVMVTLVANRLLYTPPSPYISALQVVDGFDVADSEILRRMEVGDLVITGDIPLAAEVIAKGGHALDPRGELHSADTIQARLTMRDFMETLRASGVETGGPSAMTQRDRQLFAKHLDHYLLNLAKLNQKAE; encoded by the coding sequence ATGGCGATTTGGGTTGATGCCGATGCCTGTCCAAAGGTGATTAAGGAAATTTTATTTCGGGCCGCGGAGAGGACAAGTGTAATGGTCACGCTTGTGGCGAATCGGCTTCTCTATACTCCTCCTTCTCCCTATATATCTGCGCTCCAGGTTGTCGATGGATTTGATGTGGCTGATTCTGAAATCCTCCGAAGAATGGAGGTCGGGGACTTGGTGATTACCGGTGATATTCCGCTTGCTGCGGAAGTGATTGCAAAGGGTGGACATGCATTGGATCCACGCGGTGAGCTGCATTCTGCTGATACCATTCAAGCCCGGCTAACGATGAGGGATTTCATGGAAACTCTCAGGGCCAGTGGAGTTGAGACGGGTGGTCCATCCGCGATGACACAGCGGGACCGTCAGTTATTTGCCAAACACCTCGATCACTACTTACTGAATCTCGCCAAGCTGAACCAAAAAGCAGAGTAG
- a CDS encoding SET domain-containing protein gives MLLVRTIILPSSIHGIGLFADQFIPAQTVIWHFDPKFDVGYTDQEFQNLSPAAQLHTRKYSYFSAEMNLWILCGDDARFMNHSDHPNTFEEPGIRTIALHDIHPGEELLCDYNQFDARSFSEDDFTPEKSLATT, from the coding sequence ATGTTGCTTGTTCGCACTATCATTCTTCCCAGCTCCATTCATGGCATTGGTCTCTTTGCTGACCAATTCATCCCTGCCCAAACCGTCATTTGGCATTTCGATCCAAAATTCGATGTGGGCTACACCGATCAAGAATTTCAGAACCTTTCGCCAGCCGCTCAACTCCACACCAGAAAATACTCCTACTTTTCCGCGGAAATGAATCTATGGATTCTCTGTGGGGATGATGCTCGATTCATGAATCACTCGGATCATCCCAACACGTTTGAAGAACCAGGGATTCGCACCATTGCCTTACACGACATTCACCCCGGAGAAGAACTGTTGTGCGACTACAATCAATTTGATGCACGGTCCTTTTCCGAAGACGACTTCACGCCGGAAAAAAGCCTCGCGACCACATAG
- a CDS encoding sigma 54-interacting transcriptional regulator codes for MTDHTTPDEPSSSRTTHFDPGQKIDPSLETPEQLKKALHHLGERVKELTALHTTARLFQEEHASTESLLEKIAALLPPSWQYPDITAGRICFDGLNITTPNFQDTPWVQRATFQCQGNRAGSIEVVYLEEKPHEVEGPFLAEERHLINSLAEMLKIHLDRKRSHEELRKLSKVYMDATDPIIIEDLNGIIVDVNPETERVYGWTSQELIGQSIMQLVPPEGQALSQELRQQCQQGHVVRNISSYRRSKSGAVMPILISLSLLTEEDGQPTGLATFTKDISELKEAEAELRKAHNELEQRVQIRTAELSKANHALTQEIAQRKEAEHNLEEALEKIQRSHDDLQAIMNQLHIGMALVNREGKIVFLSQGMRHLSLRHPERFIGHSWEQLFEDKEHLPVLIDMMDRPLHKRERVKIQMPSVAGGRTCLVEVDIREDPRDAEQKILYVYDTSEVEDLRRLLSDTGKFQDIIGKSPEIQAVFQQIQELTRVDSTVLIEGETGTGKELVARAIHRASHRQHGPFIAVNCAGLTESLVASQLFGHKRGAFTGAVSDQEGLFEAAEGGTLFLDEIGDVPLSIQTSLLRVLQEREITRLGESKLRKIDVRVIAATHHSLAKDVKAGQFREDLLYRIRVGRILLPPLRERREDIPLLSSAFLGQCRATTGRPVEMISQQAMRLLMGYSWPGNVRELQHAIEFAVIRSRDATLQPLDFPPEILEQKDLPLLTKGHQSPIRQQDSTIMEALEKTGGNRSAAAKLLGISRVTLYRRLHRLGIQ; via the coding sequence GTCAAAGAGCTCACGGCTTTGCACACCACTGCCCGTCTTTTTCAGGAAGAACACGCTTCTACCGAATCCCTTTTAGAAAAAATAGCCGCGCTCCTGCCTCCCTCCTGGCAATATCCCGACATTACCGCCGGTCGAATTTGTTTTGATGGGTTAAACATTACCACCCCGAATTTTCAGGACACGCCCTGGGTGCAAAGAGCCACCTTTCAATGCCAGGGAAATCGCGCAGGCTCCATTGAGGTGGTGTACTTGGAAGAAAAACCCCACGAGGTAGAGGGTCCCTTTCTTGCCGAAGAGCGTCACCTAATCAATTCTCTTGCCGAAATGCTCAAAATTCATCTTGATCGGAAGCGGTCCCACGAGGAACTACGAAAACTTTCGAAAGTATACATGGATGCAACTGATCCCATCATCATCGAAGATTTGAATGGGATCATTGTGGACGTCAACCCGGAAACAGAGCGTGTCTATGGGTGGACTTCCCAAGAATTAATTGGCCAATCCATCATGCAATTGGTTCCCCCAGAAGGGCAGGCCTTGTCTCAGGAACTGAGGCAACAATGCCAACAGGGTCACGTCGTGAGAAATATCTCATCTTATCGTCGATCAAAATCCGGAGCTGTGATGCCTATTTTGATCTCTCTTTCGCTTTTGACAGAGGAGGACGGCCAGCCAACAGGACTGGCGACGTTTACGAAGGACATCTCTGAATTAAAAGAAGCCGAGGCGGAACTCAGAAAAGCGCACAACGAACTAGAACAACGTGTCCAAATCCGCACAGCCGAACTTTCAAAAGCCAATCACGCATTGACGCAGGAAATTGCCCAACGCAAAGAAGCAGAACATAACCTGGAAGAGGCACTTGAAAAGATTCAACGGAGCCATGACGACCTTCAGGCAATTATGAATCAATTGCACATTGGAATGGCCCTCGTTAATCGAGAAGGAAAGATTGTCTTTCTCAGTCAAGGCATGCGGCATCTTTCACTAAGGCATCCAGAACGGTTCATCGGGCATTCCTGGGAACAGTTATTTGAGGACAAGGAACACCTGCCCGTTCTAATCGATATGATGGATCGTCCTTTACATAAACGCGAACGCGTGAAAATCCAGATGCCGTCTGTGGCGGGGGGTCGAACCTGTTTGGTCGAGGTGGATATTCGTGAAGACCCACGAGATGCTGAACAAAAAATTTTGTATGTCTATGATACTTCAGAGGTCGAGGACCTTCGACGTCTGTTATCTGACACAGGAAAGTTCCAAGATATTATCGGCAAAAGCCCGGAAATTCAGGCTGTGTTTCAGCAGATTCAGGAATTGACACGTGTTGATTCCACAGTATTAATCGAAGGAGAAACCGGCACGGGAAAAGAATTAGTCGCACGGGCTATCCATCGTGCGAGCCATCGTCAACATGGACCATTCATTGCCGTCAATTGTGCAGGCCTGACAGAATCATTGGTCGCCAGCCAATTATTCGGGCATAAGCGAGGCGCCTTCACGGGTGCTGTTTCAGATCAGGAAGGATTGTTTGAAGCCGCCGAAGGCGGCACGCTGTTTTTAGACGAAATCGGGGATGTTCCTCTTTCCATTCAAACCAGTTTGCTTCGCGTGCTGCAGGAGCGGGAAATTACCCGTCTCGGTGAATCCAAGCTCCGAAAAATTGATGTCCGAGTCATTGCGGCAACCCATCACAGTTTAGCCAAAGATGTGAAAGCCGGACAGTTTCGTGAAGACCTGCTTTACCGAATTCGGGTCGGGCGAATTCTTCTTCCCCCCTTGCGAGAACGACGGGAAGATATTCCTCTGTTATCCAGTGCATTTTTAGGTCAATGCCGCGCTACCACCGGACGCCCCGTTGAAATGATCAGCCAGCAAGCCATGCGCCTCCTCATGGGTTATTCATGGCCTGGCAATGTTCGTGAACTGCAGCATGCTATCGAATTTGCCGTCATCCGTAGTCGGGATGCGACTCTGCAACCACTTGACTTTCCTCCTGAAATTTTGGAGCAGAAGGATCTCCCTCTTCTCACCAAAGGACACCAGTCTCCAATTCGGCAACAGGACTCTACAATCATGGAAGCCTTGGAGAAAACCGGCGGGAACCGATCGGCGGCAGCGAAACTTCTTGGAATCAGCCGAGTGACCCTCTACCGGCGCCTTCACCGACTTGGCATCCAGTAA
- a CDS encoding tetratricopeptide repeat protein, with product MAVAYRLNILRAHQSREGVTMSAEYPKKYWWLILIVVPLAIAVIGILPQFTGKDEADSITISNTEFSGDLHFNTTDVIIKEFTQITGQSLNDHHLLTLIKKGVNLVRGKEYEAALPLFQEITKQVDLPSVQNNLGTLYASTGQYTEARKSYQRAIAQAPTDPHVQYNLGLLKYRDGEVESAKSHLMEASNIGAAKDIVRKIEGQKKEGTRENEPNNVFKQASNMTPGRTIEGALTEPSDADYFVFETPPTHRDMLEIQLQNHTDGYRPYLAIYNGQKNEFWHQGAENSGQDLSYRFPAIPSGKYYVYVGQWSNTAGQYALRVSALQKFDGFEPNEDLQTAAPLSMGKEAEANIMDSGDHDYFHFKTSSNFEKITLTLRNQSSTLRPYLVLYNGVKKELWHAGADNAGQDLRYEFQPAPNESYYVYVGQWSGTQGLYRLAVQYQ from the coding sequence ATGGCGGTAGCGTACCGCCTAAATATTCTTCGCGCACATCAATCCAGGGAGGGTGTGACGATGTCGGCGGAATATCCCAAAAAATATTGGTGGCTTATCCTCATCGTCGTCCCATTGGCCATCGCGGTGATTGGCATCCTACCGCAATTCACGGGTAAGGACGAAGCCGATTCCATCACTATTTCCAATACAGAATTTTCCGGGGATCTCCACTTCAACACTACGGATGTCATTATCAAGGAGTTTACCCAAATAACAGGGCAATCCTTGAACGACCATCACCTGCTGACCTTAATCAAGAAAGGTGTAAATCTGGTGAGGGGGAAAGAATACGAAGCCGCGCTCCCTCTCTTTCAAGAAATCACCAAGCAAGTGGATTTACCCTCCGTGCAAAACAATCTGGGCACGCTGTATGCCTCAACCGGACAGTACACCGAGGCACGAAAATCCTATCAGCGAGCGATTGCCCAAGCGCCGACCGATCCTCACGTGCAATATAACCTGGGACTCTTGAAGTATCGTGATGGAGAGGTGGAATCAGCCAAATCACACCTCATGGAAGCCTCAAACATTGGGGCGGCCAAGGATATCGTCAGGAAAATAGAGGGCCAAAAAAAAGAGGGAACGCGGGAAAACGAGCCGAACAATGTGTTTAAGCAGGCGAGCAACATGACCCCTGGACGAACCATAGAAGGCGCGCTCACTGAGCCTTCCGATGCCGATTATTTTGTATTCGAAACTCCTCCCACCCATCGCGATATGCTGGAAATTCAGTTACAGAATCACACGGACGGATATCGCCCTTACCTGGCGATTTATAATGGTCAAAAAAATGAATTTTGGCATCAAGGCGCGGAGAACTCAGGCCAAGACTTATCGTACCGATTTCCTGCGATTCCTAGCGGTAAATATTATGTCTACGTAGGACAATGGAGTAATACGGCGGGGCAGTATGCCTTGCGGGTAAGTGCTTTACAAAAATTCGATGGATTTGAACCCAATGAAGACCTTCAAACAGCCGCGCCGCTCTCCATGGGAAAAGAAGCCGAAGCCAATATCATGGATTCCGGAGACCATGACTATTTTCATTTTAAGACATCCTCCAACTTCGAAAAAATCACCCTTACCCTTCGCAATCAATCCAGCACGCTCCGGCCCTACCTGGTGCTATATAATGGGGTCAAAAAAGAACTGTGGCATGCCGGCGCCGATAACGCCGGTCAGGATCTTCGCTATGAATTTCAACCGGCGCCCAATGAATCATACTATGTGTATGTGGGGCAATGGAGCGGCACACAAGGTCTCTACCGCCTTGCTGTTCAATATCAGTAA